A single region of the Halorussus gelatinilyticus genome encodes:
- a CDS encoding amidohydrolase, translating to MSQQAERDRLVEIRRDLHRHPEPAWREFYTTARIVEELERIGVDDLYVGPDAIAEDARMAVPDDEELDEWYEQAREAGADEDVLRQLEGGYTGAVAVIEQGETDGAPTVGLRVDIDGLLRAESTDEDHEPAAEGFRSEHDGAMHACGHDAHATIGLGVLEAVKDSDFEGTLKVFFQPGEEMIAGGKSMAESDHLADVDYLLAAHVGLDHPTGEVVAGLDGFLAVSHFRAEFEGVPAHAGGEPNEGENAVQAMATAVQNLYAIPRHDDGATRVNAGQVGGGTATNIIPEEAFVEGEVRGETTELKDYMKERAERVLESAAEMHGCEVEITTNGEAPSAESDEELVSIVGDVAGETSGVENVVHRDELGGSEDATYLMRTVQQNGGKAAYVGVGTDHPGGHHTATFDVDEDSLPVGIDVLAGAIRNISAERP from the coding sequence ATGAGCCAACAGGCCGAACGAGACCGACTGGTCGAGATTCGACGCGACCTCCACCGCCACCCCGAACCCGCGTGGCGCGAGTTCTACACGACCGCCCGAATCGTCGAAGAACTCGAACGCATCGGCGTGGACGACCTCTACGTCGGCCCGGACGCCATCGCCGAGGACGCTCGCATGGCCGTCCCCGACGACGAGGAACTGGACGAGTGGTACGAGCAGGCCCGCGAGGCGGGCGCGGACGAGGACGTACTCCGGCAACTGGAGGGTGGCTACACCGGCGCGGTGGCAGTAATCGAACAGGGCGAGACGGACGGCGCCCCGACGGTCGGTCTCCGCGTGGACATCGACGGTCTCCTCCGCGCGGAATCGACCGACGAGGACCACGAACCCGCCGCGGAGGGCTTCCGGTCGGAACACGACGGTGCGATGCACGCCTGCGGCCACGACGCCCACGCGACCATCGGACTCGGCGTCCTCGAAGCCGTCAAGGACAGCGACTTCGAGGGCACCCTGAAGGTCTTCTTCCAACCGGGCGAGGAGATGATAGCCGGCGGGAAGTCGATGGCCGAGAGCGACCACCTCGCGGACGTAGACTACCTCCTGGCGGCCCACGTCGGTCTCGACCACCCGACCGGCGAGGTCGTCGCGGGTCTCGACGGCTTCCTCGCGGTGAGCCACTTCCGCGCCGAGTTCGAAGGCGTTCCGGCCCACGCGGGCGGGGAACCCAACGAGGGCGAGAACGCGGTGCAGGCGATGGCGACCGCGGTCCAGAACCTCTACGCCATCCCGCGCCACGACGACGGCGCGACCAGAGTCAACGCGGGACAGGTCGGCGGCGGCACTGCGACCAACATCATCCCCGAGGAGGCGTTCGTGGAGGGCGAGGTCCGCGGCGAGACGACCGAACTCAAAGACTACATGAAAGAACGCGCCGAGCGCGTCCTCGAATCCGCGGCCGAGATGCACGGCTGCGAGGTCGAAATCACGACCAACGGCGAGGCTCCGAGCGCCGAGAGCGACGAGGAACTCGTCTCCATCGTCGGCGACGTGGCCGGCGAGACTTCGGGCGTCGAGAACGTGGTCCACCGCGACGAGTTGGGCGGGAGCGAGGACGCGACCTACCTGATGCGGACCGTCCAGCAGAACGGCGGCAAAGCGGCCTACGTCGGCGTCGGCACCGACCACCCCGGCGGCCACCACACCGCGACCTTCGACGTGGACGAGGACTCGCTCCCGGTCGGCATCGACGTGCTGGCGGGAGCGATTCGGAACATCTCGGCGGAACGGCCGTGA
- a CDS encoding Na+/H+ antiporter NhaC family protein: MADKGDDPPKEEDVAEELADAREARSESRIEFYGGPAASAIPIALFIVWAIFQTGLLRISDTTGLVAGMLVSLIVGMFFAKGDWATYANTIFEGMTQRVAATAIVAWLWAGMFAQTIQDGQFVGGLVWAADALSVGPTLFPAVTFVLAALLATGIGTGYGTTIAFSGLFFPAGVLVGANPVLLFGAILSGAVFGDNLAPVSDTTIVSAVTQDSDIGGVVASRFKYAIIAAVLAFASYLVAGSVMPTVDVAGAANVLGEQAEPLGLVHLVSIGVVIFTAVRGRHIVEAISWGIVVAAVANVAFGLASVSKMLVFRAPETVAAAESLSWLPFLTTVPAGSDQVGVGGSLYTGAAGFFPLIVLTLLIVAGARIMIRGGGFEAIQNFLLERVATNVRRAETTMVLGTASVNAMITINTAAEIAIAPYVARIGERFNVNGYRRANILDANTSALGYIFPWAGGVLVGYVQIQSLVGSENFGWFTREFVVNPAEVWPFVFHGWFLFGVFVVSALTGFGLEYTTDRESEEVARV; the protein is encoded by the coding sequence ATGGCTGATAAGGGAGACGACCCACCGAAAGAAGAAGACGTCGCAGAGGAATTGGCAGACGCTAGAGAGGCACGCAGCGAGTCTCGCATCGAGTTCTACGGCGGCCCGGCGGCCAGCGCCATCCCCATCGCGCTGTTCATCGTGTGGGCCATCTTCCAGACCGGACTCCTCCGGATCAGCGACACGACCGGACTCGTCGCGGGGATGCTCGTCTCGCTCATCGTCGGCATGTTCTTCGCCAAGGGCGACTGGGCGACCTACGCCAACACCATCTTCGAGGGGATGACCCAGCGCGTGGCCGCTACGGCCATCGTGGCGTGGCTCTGGGCGGGCATGTTCGCCCAGACGATTCAGGACGGCCAGTTCGTCGGCGGTCTCGTGTGGGCCGCCGACGCCCTGTCGGTCGGTCCGACGCTGTTCCCCGCGGTCACGTTCGTCCTCGCGGCCCTGCTCGCGACCGGCATCGGGACGGGTTACGGGACGACCATCGCGTTCTCGGGGCTGTTCTTCCCCGCCGGCGTGCTCGTGGGCGCGAACCCGGTCCTGCTGTTCGGAGCCATCCTGTCGGGCGCGGTGTTCGGCGACAACCTCGCGCCGGTCAGCGACACGACTATCGTGAGCGCGGTGACGCAGGACAGCGACATTGGCGGCGTGGTGGCGTCCCGGTTCAAGTACGCCATCATCGCCGCGGTCCTCGCGTTCGCAAGCTACCTCGTGGCGGGGTCGGTGATGCCCACCGTCGACGTGGCGGGGGCCGCTAACGTGCTGGGCGAGCAGGCCGAACCGCTCGGTCTGGTCCACCTCGTCTCCATCGGCGTCGTCATCTTCACCGCGGTCCGCGGCCGCCACATCGTGGAGGCCATCTCGTGGGGCATCGTCGTCGCGGCGGTCGCCAACGTCGCGTTCGGCCTCGCGTCGGTCTCCAAGATGCTCGTGTTCCGCGCGCCCGAGACCGTCGCCGCGGCCGAGTCGCTCTCGTGGCTCCCCTTCCTGACGACGGTTCCGGCCGGTTCCGATCAGGTCGGCGTCGGCGGGAGCCTCTACACCGGCGCGGCGGGCTTCTTCCCGCTCATCGTGCTCACGCTACTCATCGTGGCCGGGGCGCGCATCATGATTCGGGGCGGCGGCTTCGAGGCGATTCAGAACTTCCTGCTCGAACGGGTCGCCACCAACGTCCGGCGCGCCGAGACCACGATGGTGCTGGGCACCGCGTCGGTCAACGCGATGATAACCATCAACACCGCCGCGGAGATCGCCATCGCGCCCTACGTCGCGCGCATCGGCGAGCGGTTCAACGTCAACGGGTACCGGCGCGCGAACATCCTCGACGCCAACACCTCCGCGCTCGGCTACATCTTCCCGTGGGCGGGCGGCGTCCTCGTGGGATACGTCCAGATTCAGTCGCTGGTCGGCTCCGAGAACTTCGGGTGGTTCACCCGCGAATTCGTGGTCAATCCCGCGGAGGTCTGGCCGTTCGTCTTCCACGGCTGGTTCCTGTTCGGGGTGTTCGTCGTCTCGGCGCTGACCGGGTTCGGACTGGAGTACACCACCGACCGCGAGTCCGAGGAGGTGGCTCGCGTATGA
- a CDS encoding DUF7513 family protein, protein MSLREKYFAGLGFRTNKPEFEPGEEISAFVTGYDGDAPVARIGDTILRVEGAPGNALDTRVRLRVEEFDDNDHRGTATYLETVGESSF, encoded by the coding sequence ATGAGCCTCCGCGAGAAGTACTTCGCAGGGCTTGGCTTCCGGACGAACAAGCCCGAGTTCGAACCGGGCGAGGAGATTTCGGCGTTCGTGACGGGCTACGACGGCGACGCGCCCGTCGCGCGCATCGGCGACACGATTCTCCGAGTCGAAGGCGCGCCCGGAAACGCGCTCGACACCCGCGTCAGACTCCGCGTCGAGGAGTTCGACGACAACGACCACCGCGGAACGGCGACGTATCTGGAGACGGTCGGCGAGTCGTCGTTCTGA
- a CDS encoding uS10/mL48 family ribosomal protein — MTFVTKIRLQSGNRPALDRIVDEIRSTAERKGAELRGPHSAPPKRLTVPQYKTAAGEEHRQFRSWDYTVYTREMEIVGHNKLARQVTEFDFPDGVHIEVELEQIEQMA, encoded by the coding sequence ATGACCTTCGTAACCAAAATACGGCTTCAGAGCGGCAATCGTCCCGCTCTGGACCGAATCGTAGACGAGATTCGCTCGACGGCGGAACGAAAGGGCGCGGAACTCCGCGGGCCGCACTCTGCCCCGCCGAAACGACTCACCGTCCCGCAGTACAAGACGGCCGCCGGCGAGGAGCATCGCCAGTTCCGGTCGTGGGACTACACGGTGTACACCCGCGAGATGGAGATCGTGGGCCACAACAAACTGGCCCGGCAGGTCACGGAGTTCGACTTCCCCGATGGCGTCCACATCGAAGTCGAACTGGAACAGATAGAACAGATGGCCTAA
- a CDS encoding bis(5'-nucleosyl)-tetraphosphatase → MTVEATSAGAILYRDTRGRREYLLLKSRPGDWEFPKGGVEGDEELQQTAIREVKEEAGIKDFRLLDGFRDDYDYVFEANGNTIHKTVHLFVAKSYEASAELSHEHRDHQWRDYDQAINTITQDGPREILEDAHEFLNEKEENGDV, encoded by the coding sequence ATGACGGTTGAAGCTACGAGCGCGGGTGCGATCCTCTACCGGGATACCCGCGGTCGCCGGGAATACCTCCTCCTCAAGTCCCGTCCGGGCGACTGGGAGTTCCCCAAGGGCGGGGTGGAGGGGGACGAAGAGCTACAGCAAACGGCTATCCGCGAAGTGAAAGAAGAGGCCGGAATCAAGGACTTCCGCCTCTTGGACGGCTTCCGCGACGACTACGACTACGTCTTCGAGGCCAACGGCAACACCATCCACAAGACGGTCCACCTGTTCGTCGCCAAGTCCTACGAGGCGAGCGCGGAACTCTCGCACGAACACCGCGACCACCAGTGGCGCGACTACGACCAGGCCATCAACACCATCACGCAGGACGGCCCGCGCGAAATCCTCGAAGACGCCCACGAGTTCCTCAACGAGAAAGAGGAGAACGGCGACGTGTAG
- a CDS encoding DUF5787 family protein, translating into MSDADADDRSADDATGEDGPDPEFVFELRTCRWAEREWPPGAGDDADDAESDRSDSRPAIVARQLGTKRRRWDTLVVEVDPEGFRRRANFGRKRLDSDLLDVIPHAPADWEYYRDALPDPGYPWRYVRETIHRADDRGILDVRKRNNRIQIRRKWAYPDWVERIVAVENKPDLDASAARDLAAQLEYDVALALADEVWVATRATGERVEPALLESVPVEAGILTIDGGAGSASGTRAGGNDPRASVEWFPRTLDVDAPGTLIRERGEVTEYGSSASQFDYADPEWKAQKRLEIAERAYEKGWRAFAETMRPDCRHFQLRREGRTLLPYCPAKACHQTSSECSGSYPEFSPEPPQWRTKNWPIEGGPGKGIRRLLEKRRERNRPG; encoded by the coding sequence GTGAGCGACGCGGACGCAGACGACCGGAGCGCCGACGACGCGACCGGCGAGGACGGCCCGGACCCCGAGTTCGTCTTCGAGTTGCGAACTTGCCGGTGGGCCGAACGCGAGTGGCCGCCCGGCGCGGGCGACGACGCGGACGACGCCGAGAGCGACCGCTCCGACTCCCGACCCGCCATCGTCGCGCGGCAACTCGGCACCAAGCGCAGACGCTGGGACACGCTCGTCGTGGAGGTGGACCCAGAGGGGTTCCGCCGACGGGCGAACTTCGGCCGGAAGCGCCTCGACTCGGACCTGCTCGACGTGATACCCCACGCCCCGGCCGACTGGGAGTATTACCGCGACGCGCTCCCGGACCCCGGCTACCCGTGGCGCTACGTCCGCGAGACTATCCACCGCGCGGACGACCGCGGGATTCTCGACGTTCGCAAGCGGAACAACCGCATCCAGATTCGACGGAAGTGGGCCTACCCCGACTGGGTGGAGCGCATCGTCGCCGTCGAGAACAAGCCCGACTTGGACGCCAGCGCGGCCCGCGACCTCGCCGCCCAACTGGAGTACGACGTGGCGCTCGCGCTGGCCGACGAGGTGTGGGTCGCCACGCGCGCGACCGGCGAGCGCGTCGAACCCGCGCTGCTGGAGAGCGTGCCCGTCGAGGCGGGCATCCTGACCATCGACGGCGGAGCGGGAAGCGCCTCGGGGACGCGAGCGGGAGGGAACGACCCGCGAGCAAGCGTCGAGTGGTTCCCCCGGACCCTCGACGTGGACGCGCCGGGGACCCTGATTCGGGAGCGCGGCGAGGTGACCGAGTACGGGAGTTCCGCCTCGCAGTTCGACTACGCCGACCCCGAATGGAAGGCCCAAAAGCGCCTCGAAATCGCAGAGCGAGCCTACGAGAAGGGCTGGCGTGCCTTCGCAGAGACGATGCGCCCCGACTGTCGGCACTTCCAGTTGCGCAGGGAAGGCCGAACGCTCCTGCCGTACTGTCCGGCGAAGGCGTGCCACCAGACCAGTTCGGAGTGTTCGGGGTCCTATCCGGAGTTCTCGCCGGAACCGCCCCAGTGGCGGACGAAGAACTGGCCCATCGAGGGCGGGCCGGGCAAGGGAATCCGGAGACTGCTCGAAAAGCGGCGAGAGCGAAATCGGCCGGGGTAG
- a CDS encoding DUF5797 family protein, producing the protein MTLSEEARERLADLVELQPTKNAELQERWGLESGSEVHQYLENELKDYYYRDDNSLIRATEEGNDLVDVEPGVVDDEGEGVPSAIRVPRLQQQVFSVVAGPDDDSESVVSVLQKVRAEFDVDPEAEEVRSALQALRRKGVVEVVYRTVPTFKLTVERDEVEVSVSD; encoded by the coding sequence ATGACTCTCTCGGAGGAGGCCCGCGAGCGACTCGCCGACCTCGTGGAGCTACAGCCGACCAAGAACGCGGAACTACAGGAGCGATGGGGTCTCGAAAGCGGGAGCGAGGTCCACCAGTACCTCGAAAACGAACTCAAGGACTACTACTACCGCGACGACAACAGCCTGATTCGCGCGACCGAGGAGGGAAACGACCTCGTGGACGTGGAACCCGGCGTGGTGGACGACGAGGGCGAGGGCGTGCCCTCCGCGATTCGGGTCCCCCGACTCCAACAGCAGGTCTTCTCGGTCGTCGCCGGGCCGGACGACGACTCGGAGAGCGTGGTGTCGGTCCTCCAGAAGGTGCGCGCGGAGTTCGACGTGGACCCCGAGGCCGAGGAGGTCCGGAGCGCGTTGCAGGCACTGCGGCGCAAAGGCGTCGTGGAAGTGGTCTACCGGACCGTACCGACGTTCAAGCTGACCGTCGAGCGCGACGAGGTCGAGGTGTCGGTCTCCGACTGA
- a CDS encoding enoyl-CoA hydratase/isomerase family protein, which yields MSDWDTIRLDYEDDVATLTVDRPDRLNALNVDTLDAIEEALAEAEDEGVGALVLTGAGDDAFVAGADISYMQDLSVAEAQAYAELGHRVADEIEQFPAPVVAAVNGYAFGGGCELALACDLRVASEDAVVGQTEIDLGIIPGWGGTQRLPRLVGDEMARRLIFFGERIDAQDAREHGLVGEIVAGDELGDHVHELAADLAAKPTYALAAAKEALNQSHETGQEAGLRYERRLWSGLFGTHDQREGMEAFLEDRAPDFE from the coding sequence ATGTCCGATTGGGACACCATCCGCCTCGACTACGAGGACGACGTGGCGACGCTGACCGTGGACCGACCCGACCGACTCAACGCACTCAACGTCGACACCCTCGACGCCATCGAGGAGGCGCTCGCCGAGGCCGAGGACGAGGGCGTGGGCGCGCTCGTCCTCACCGGCGCGGGCGACGACGCCTTCGTCGCCGGCGCGGACATCAGCTACATGCAGGACCTCTCGGTCGCCGAGGCCCAGGCCTACGCCGAACTGGGCCACCGCGTCGCGGACGAAATCGAGCAGTTCCCCGCGCCCGTCGTCGCGGCCGTCAACGGCTACGCGTTCGGCGGCGGTTGCGAACTCGCGCTGGCGTGCGACCTGCGGGTCGCCAGCGAGGACGCCGTCGTCGGCCAGACCGAAATCGACCTCGGCATCATCCCCGGGTGGGGCGGAACTCAGCGCCTCCCCCGCCTCGTCGGCGACGAGATGGCGCGCCGCCTCATATTCTTCGGCGAGCGCATCGACGCCCAAGACGCCCGCGAACACGGACTCGTCGGCGAAATCGTCGCCGGCGACGAACTTGGCGACCACGTCCACGAACTCGCGGCCGACCTCGCGGCCAAGCCGACCTACGCGCTCGCCGCCGCGAAGGAGGCGCTGAACCAGTCCCACGAGACCGGTCAGGAGGCGGGCCTGCGCTACGAGCGTCGCCTCTGGAGCGGCCTGTTCGGCACCCACGACCAGCGCGAGGGGATGGAGGCGTTCCTCGAAGACCGCGCGCCCGACTTCGAGTAG
- a CDS encoding inorganic phosphate transporter translates to MTDLLFWALVVLATLTGLFTAWALGANSNSPPFAPAIGANAISTMRAAFLIGILAALGALTQGGSISDTVGAGLIDGVAITSLAATAGLLTATAFMAFGVYTGYPVPAAFATTGAMIGVGLSLGGEPAFETYRRIATFWALVPPVSGGLAYLTATVLRRDDIPETVSVPLLAGVVGAIVANVELSVIPAPPGEEQGSLAGFVAQLVGSPELAGVDFVAALVTLAAGAASFLFIRRRTQVSVDKGVKTFLVVLGSVVAFSSGGSQVGLATGPLENLYRAELDLPGILLLAIGATGILAGAWMGAPRLLQATSREYAQLGIRRSIAALVPGFVIAQAAIALGIPISFNNIIISGVIGGGLAGGSAGVSRRKIGVTLAFWLVTLVASVAVGYGLYWAFAQALGGAV, encoded by the coding sequence GTGACTGACCTCCTCTTTTGGGCGCTGGTCGTCCTCGCCACGCTGACCGGCCTGTTCACGGCGTGGGCGCTCGGCGCGAACAGTAACTCGCCGCCGTTCGCGCCCGCCATCGGCGCGAACGCCATCTCGACCATGCGCGCGGCGTTCCTCATCGGGATTTTGGCGGCGCTGGGCGCGCTCACTCAGGGCGGGAGCATCTCGGACACGGTGGGCGCGGGCCTCATCGACGGCGTGGCCATCACCTCGCTGGCGGCGACCGCGGGCCTGCTCACCGCGACGGCGTTCATGGCCTTCGGCGTCTACACCGGCTACCCCGTCCCGGCGGCGTTCGCCACGACCGGGGCGATGATCGGCGTGGGTCTGTCGCTCGGCGGCGAGCCCGCCTTCGAGACGTACCGGCGAATCGCCACCTTCTGGGCGCTCGTCCCGCCGGTCTCGGGCGGACTGGCGTACCTCACCGCGACGGTCCTCCGGCGCGACGACATCCCCGAGACGGTCAGCGTCCCGCTGTTGGCCGGCGTCGTCGGCGCGATAGTGGCGAACGTCGAGTTGAGCGTCATCCCCGCACCGCCGGGTGAGGAGCAGGGGTCACTCGCGGGATTCGTTGCACAACTCGTCGGGTCGCCGGAACTCGCCGGCGTGGACTTCGTGGCCGCGCTCGTCACGCTCGCCGCCGGTGCCGCGAGCTTTCTGTTCATCCGGCGTCGGACGCAGGTCTCGGTGGACAAGGGCGTCAAGACGTTCCTCGTCGTCCTCGGGAGCGTCGTCGCGTTCTCCAGCGGCGGGAGTCAGGTCGGGTTGGCGACCGGTCCGCTCGAAAACCTCTACCGCGCGGAACTCGACCTGCCGGGTATCCTCCTGCTGGCAATCGGCGCGACGGGCATCCTCGCCGGCGCGTGGATGGGCGCGCCGCGACTCCTGCAAGCGACCTCGCGGGAGTACGCGCAACTGGGCATCCGGCGGTCCATCGCGGCGCTGGTTCCGGGGTTCGTCATCGCACAGGCCGCCATCGCGCTCGGCATCCCCATCTCGTTCAACAACATCATCATCTCGGGGGTCATCGGCGGCGGTCTCGCGGGCGGGTCGGCGGGCGTCTCGCGCCGGAAGATAGGCGTGACCCTCGCGTTCTGGCTCGTCACGCTGGTCGCGTCGGTCGCGGTCGGCTACGGTCTCTACTGGGCGTTCGCGCAGGCGCTCGGCGGCGCGGTGTAG
- a CDS encoding cupin domain-containing protein, which translates to MKNVAIADVDPTEFGDDAAVREGADRLGATDLAVNHYRIPPGEGFPSGLHAHGDQEEVFVVLDGTATFERLGPEREAADEIAVEAGEVVRFAPGEYQSGRNDGDELLVALALGAPPDSEDVRVPLDCPECGHGYLHPEAGGESEANGGSETDEEAGAADGETGETGVTLDCPACGAANVPRGCPDCGAEMRVALAGSDGAPSDPASAGTGDGTETATESETGVSARTVVVCTECGGEARSPFET; encoded by the coding sequence ATGAAGAACGTCGCCATCGCCGACGTCGACCCCACCGAGTTCGGCGACGACGCGGCGGTCCGCGAGGGCGCGGACCGCCTCGGCGCTACCGACCTCGCGGTCAACCACTACCGAATCCCGCCCGGCGAGGGGTTCCCGAGCGGTCTCCACGCCCACGGCGACCAAGAAGAGGTTTTCGTCGTCCTCGACGGCACGGCGACCTTCGAGCGCCTCGGCCCGGAGCGCGAGGCGGCCGACGAAATCGCGGTCGAAGCGGGCGAGGTCGTCCGATTCGCGCCCGGCGAGTACCAGTCGGGGCGCAACGACGGCGACGAACTCCTCGTGGCGCTCGCGCTCGGGGCACCGCCCGACAGCGAGGACGTGCGCGTCCCGCTCGACTGCCCGGAGTGCGGCCACGGCTATCTGCATCCCGAGGCAGGCGGAGAGAGCGAGGCGAACGGGGGAAGCGAGACGGACGAGGAGGCAGGAGCGGCCGACGGAGAGACGGGCGAGACGGGCGTGACCCTCGACTGTCCGGCCTGCGGCGCGGCGAACGTCCCGCGGGGGTGTCCCGACTGCGGCGCGGAGATGCGGGTCGCGCTCGCCGGGTCCGACGGCGCGCCGTCGGACCCGGCGAGCGCAGGGACGGGGGATGGAACCGAGACGGCGACCGAGAGCGAGACCGGCGTCTCCGCCCGGACCGTCGTCGTCTGCACGGAGTGCGGCGGCGAGGCTCGAAGCCCGTTCGAGACGTGA
- a CDS encoding universal stress protein → MSRSHVLVPLDGSPLADDALVHALDTFDCRVTVLNVVTPLDASMSESGVLEPGEERRESARERADDLVDRAEKRAAAADRSVETAVETGDPAETILDFVGDRDVDHVVMGGHGGERHELARRLLGTVATTVVTEAPVTVTVVR, encoded by the coding sequence ATGAGTCGCTCGCACGTCCTCGTCCCGCTGGACGGGTCGCCGCTCGCCGACGACGCGCTGGTCCACGCGCTCGACACCTTCGACTGCCGAGTCACCGTCCTGAACGTCGTGACGCCGCTCGACGCGTCGATGAGCGAGAGCGGCGTCCTCGAACCCGGCGAGGAGCGCCGCGAGAGCGCGCGAGAACGGGCCGACGACCTCGTCGACCGCGCCGAGAAACGGGCCGCCGCGGCCGACCGAAGCGTCGAGACGGCGGTCGAGACCGGCGACCCCGCCGAGACCATCCTCGACTTCGTCGGGGACCGCGACGTGGACCACGTCGTCATGGGCGGCCACGGCGGGGAGCGCCACGAACTCGCCCGCCGACTCCTCGGGACGGTGGCGACGACGGTCGTCACGGAAGCGCCCGTGACGGTGACGGTCGTCCGGTGA